The Orcinus orca chromosome 16, mOrcOrc1.1, whole genome shotgun sequence genome includes a window with the following:
- the LOC125961396 gene encoding uncharacterized protein LOC125961396 — MPTTDRIKFAPATGLNPATLLPDPDLEGSTIIHDCQEILAAAHGSRPDLMDLPLPDADFTWFTDGSSFLEEGKRRTGAAVVDGKQVIWAAALPQGTSAQRAELIALTRALEMAENKKVNIYTDSRYAFATAHIHGAIYQQRGLLTSGGKEIKNKDEIVALLTALMLPTKVSIIHCPGHQKGNTPIIRGNNMADQVAREIASGEVILGLSDKVPEKPGRDEEIILATTKGTLSPQQAESMLQQMHRWTHLGTKKMVALLQKAGYETPEMTKLAEQIVQECVPCQQVNAHKGKLETGKRLGGTAQELTGRWTLPKCVLEGTVINTF, encoded by the exons atgccaacaacag atcgcatcaagtttgctccagccacaggactcaatccAGCCACCTTGCTACCTGATCCTGACTTGGAAGGCTCCACCATCATACATGATTGTCAGGAAATACTGGCCGCAGCACACGGCAGTAGGCCAGATCTGATGGACCTGCCCCTCCCTGATGCTGATTTCACCTGGTTCACGgatgggagcagtttcctggaGGAAGGTAAGCGTCGAACTGGGGCAGCCGTGGTAGACGGAAAACAAGTCATATGGGCAGCGGCGCTACCACAAGGGACCTCAGCCCAACGAGCTGAATTAATTGCCCTGACGAGGGCATTagagatggcagagaataaaaaagtaaacatctaCACAGACAGTAGATATGCGTTTGCTACCGCTCATATCCACGGTGCCATTTACCAACAGAGAGGGCTACTAACTTCAGGtggcaaagaaattaaaaacaaagacgaaaTCGTGGCTTTGTTGACTGCACTCATGCTTCCTACTAAAGTCAGTATCATCCACTGCCCTGGACATCAAAAAGGAAATACCCCAATAATTAGGGGAAATAATATGGCTGACCAAGTGGCCCGAGAAATAGCATCGggagaagtcattttaggactgtcagataaagttcctgaaaaaccaggcCGCGATGAAGAAATCATCCTGGCCACAACAAAAGGAActttgtcccctcagcaagcagaatccatgttACAACAGATGCACAGATGGACACATTTGGGGACTAAAAAGATGGTAGCCTTGTTACAAAAAGCCGGGTACGAAACccctgaaatgacaaaattagctgaacaaattgtGCAGGAATGCGTCccatgtcaacaggtaaatgctcaCAAAGGGAAACTTGAAACTGGAAAGAGACTCGGGGGGACCGCCCAGGAActtactgggaggtggactttACCGAAGTGCGTCCTGGAAGGTACGGTAATAAATACCTTTTAG